One Phycisphaerales bacterium genomic window carries:
- a CDS encoding VOC family protein, which yields MPDIRTFLTFNDQAEQAARFYTSVFPNSEITRIARYPDLGPQAPFTAGSVMTVEFTLDGRPFTALNRGPQFSFNQGISIAVLCDTQDHVDDYWGKFEAAGGTPVACGWITDHFGVSWQINPKRLIDLITDDDGARAARAMQAMMGMVKIETRALEEAVAD from the coding sequence ATGCCCGACATCCGCACGTTCCTGACGTTCAACGACCAGGCCGAACAAGCCGCCCGCTTTTACACCTCGGTGTTCCCCAACTCCGAGATCACACGCATCGCCCGCTACCCCGACTTGGGCCCCCAGGCGCCCTTCACCGCCGGCAGCGTCATGACCGTCGAGTTTACCCTCGATGGGCGCCCCTTCACCGCCTTGAACCGCGGACCGCAATTCAGCTTCAACCAAGGCATCTCGATCGCCGTGTTGTGCGATACCCAGGACCACGTCGACGATTACTGGGGCAAGTTCGAGGCCGCCGGCGGGACGCCCGTCGCCTGCGGCTGGATCACCGACCACTTCGGCGTGTCCTGGCAGATCAATCCCAAGCGGCTGATCGACCTCATCACCGATGACGACGGCGCAAGGGCCGCCAGGGCCATGCAGGCGATGATGGGGATGGTGAAGATCGAGACCAGAGCCCTGGAAGAAGCCGTGGCCGACTGA